CTAAGCAACCCAAGTACCAATCAAAGAATATCCACAATTTAAGAAAGTCATATCAAATCAAGTAGTAGAGAATTACCACAAAAGGCATCGGGCAACTCATTAATAAGCTGTGGAGTTAATCCCTCCATTAATCTTCTAGGTATCACcataggatcttcaacaacttcttcaGTCCTATGTCCCTTTTCATGATCCAATATTGTCACTACATTTTCTTTAGCTATAACTTCCATACTTGGTTGTGCACCAACCACGCTATACCTACCCTATAATAACACAAATTAACCAAGCCAAAAACCTTCAACAATCACAAAATACAATTATCACCAAAAAAAATAATCCATAAGCTCAaatgtaaacaaaaaaaaaacaacttacaACATTAGAAGCTCGGGCACCTTGTTCAACTGATTCAAACAGAAAACTCGGGGCGTCTCTATCGTCTTCTTTAACCAAACACCGATACGCAAGAACCGGCGTTAAATGATCGGAGAATATGCATTTGAATAATGGAATCAAATTCCCATTCTTAGATGCTTCTTTGAACTTCACCTCATCATTCACTgcacaaaaacagaaaaaaaaaaatcaagacataaaaaataaaaaatcaacagATATTATTACTACACCTCGTTTACATCACCACATTAGAATCAGAAACACAGAAAAAGGGGAGGAATCAATTACCTAAAGATGGAGGAGGAGGCGGAGGAGGAGCAGTAGCGCAACATTTCAAAGATTGAAAACAAGCGGGAGAATTCAAGAAACTCAGCGAATTCGGTGATAGATTTCGTCTTCTCCCATTACAGAATGTCTGAGGATGGAATCGAATAAACGAAGGAGATATACTTCGAGAAACTGCTAATTTCTCCATTAGGTTTTTAGAGGAAGAAGAATAAACGCAGCGAATTtgttttaattttgtattttccCAGGAGGAGCTAACGGATGATTTTTTTCGTTTTGGTTTTTTATAATGGGAAGTGTATCTAAGATGCAAGGTGGGGCCCACAAACAATAAATTTGTTGTAAATACCGAAGATACCCTCCCCGAAATGGGGATGGAAAATTGAACTGAAGAAGTTGCCTTCTGTTGTTTACAATGAAAGATTCTGTTTAGCAGTGATTATTTGCATGCAGGCAATCGGGTCTCATTTTGTTAATGTAATTAAGCAAAATGCAACTGAGTCGAAATTACACATTGGAAATGCTATATCCAATTCAACGTATGTTGCAACATCTCAACAAACATATCCGGATTATGGCCTTAAATGCAGACTAACCTGCTACGCAAAGTCACTAGGGATTGATTACGGTGTTTATCCGGTATATGACAATTTTTGCAGGTGGCATAATAGGAGTAATTGTTCTGCGGTTTATGTTCAAGTCACTCATaattccatttttttttaatacttATTGTTAAACTTGTCGTTTTTGTTAATATAAGAGTGTTAAACCAGGATATTGATAGCGTTGGAGATTCTAAAATTGAATGCAAAATTATTTAATAGCATCTCAATGAACTTATACtccttttatttttgaaaaagagatagtttcatttgttttttcattttagcctagaaataaaccaaattaaaaaagtgaaaatatctcttttttccagaaacggagagaGTATAATTTACATTTAGGGACAGGGACAAAAAAAAGGGGGATTTTCCCTTTTTTCGGGCAGATAAAGGGAAAAAAAGGcaatgtctttttcttttttggttcgaCCTATAAAAAGATAGACTCTGGAGCTTTAGATTCAGTTGAAGTACAGATAAATCTAACTAACGAAGAcaaaaacaagagtaatatataGAATTACATGATAGTACTGTAATAGTTTAATATAGGAGAATTCATATAAAATTTTATGGGTCTTTTCGCTTTCGTTGGTcaacaaccaacaaaaaaaaagagttttctTCTTCGAAACACCTACAGATGTAGGGGGAATCATAGGAAAAAAAGAAATTATGTCATTCCGAAGAAGTCTTCTACAGAGGGAAAGCTTCTTACGAATGAAAGTGAAAGTTAGTGGAGAGGAAAGATCTCCAGAAATTCTTATCTCATTCCATTCCAGCGGCTCGACCAGTAATCAATGGAATCTTAACTGAGCGCTGATCCACCTTGTtattaaaattaagaaaatacctTTCTTTCTCGGATGTATGCCGGATTAATCTGGAATGCCTACTTTTATTTAGGTCCTAGAAATAATGCCATATCTTGTACTTAATGCTTAACTACACGGAGAGTATCGAGGTGCATGGGATGTTTGAATACTTAAAACGCTTGGAGTAAAATGTTTTTCCCAAGGCAGAAGTCAATTCTAATACTATCAGAAGTCTTCACAAAAACTATTGTTTCCTAAGAgtaattacaaaactatgttcCAGAACTAACTTCTGGTCTAAGGTATCCGGTGATTCCAGCCACATACCCTCATACATTATTGGCTCTGTTTCTAGTTGCATAGTTATTCAACTGTTTGCTTTAATACATATAATAACTTCCAAGTTTTCGAAGTCttattttattctccttttccaaTCAACATAGAGCTTATCCAACCAATGATGCAATCCATTTCATTGGCATCATCTTTGTGCACCTTAAAATAGTGACAAGAAAATATACTAATAAAGAGCATTTCTGGCCTCTCACTAGCTGGTGGGTGATTCGCTGATTTGTAAAATAGCTGTTCTTTCTTTTTTCATCACCTATTTTAATATCGCTTTATGACCGCTTAGTCCAGGCCGGAGTCTTTAATACTACTACACACCGAATAACAACTACTAAGAAACAGAAAAGGCGAAAAACTGTCTAAGAGCAATCATCAGGCCTAATAATTTAATCTGTAATGCGAGGTCACAGGGCCTGTAGAGGTCTAGCTTTTGAGTACACGCAGGATGAATTTTAAAGGAAGGAAAGGgacaaaaaaagagaagaagattgTACCCCATCCAAACTCCCAACTGAAAGCTTGGTGCAATTATGATCCAATTCCAAACATTCCTGGTCTGTCTATTTATGTACATATATATTTTATCGAACTAATATAAGGattcacaaagaagaacatacctaAAGTACACAACGTCCTAAAGTACACAACATCCTTCTGAACAGCAAGAGGAACTTCAATGTCAAGAGTTGGTTGGTGTCAGGTTGGTTTCTGTTGTGTGTTCATATGGTCAGTCCCAGTCCTATCAATTATCAAACATTCCTGGTCGTTCATTCTATCTAACAGCATGCTAGTTCCTGCTATGTTGCACCCACGGCATCCCACCAAGACTTCTGTACTTCCCTGGGAATTACTGACCCCTCCCTGACCATTCTTTCACGAACTGAAGCCTTTGTCTCAGAGAACACATAGTCGTCTTCACCATCATCCTCATTATCAAGCAAACCAAAACAGGGCCTCCTCATACAGTACTGGGGAGAACCTTGCAGAGGCCCAGTAAGTCTTTCTTGCGACTTCTCTTGTGCAGAGACCAacttgccatcatcatttccatagGTTAGAAGACCAGCAGGTTTTCTTTGTGACCTCTCTTTTTCTGCAGCTGGCAAAAGATACTGGGGAGAACCTTGCACAGGCCCAGTAAGTCTTTCTTGCGACTTCTCTTGTGCAGAGACCAACTTGTCATCATCATTTCCAAAGACTACAAGAGCAGTAAGTTCTCTTAGCGACCTCTCTTTTTGTGCAGCTGGCAAAAGATACTTGTTGTCTTCTATTATCTTCTTCGCCTCCTCAGTCCTAGACTCATAGCCAATGTGTTCAAATACAGTGATTGCTTTTGATGTCCTTGCAGCTGAACATGACCTTGTAATTCTCTTTTCAACAATGCTTGAATTGTTTTCCTAGACACAGGGATAGAAGGAATATCAGCTGAACTTAGCTACTCCGGAAGAAAAATAATGCTTAACATACGAAACATGGAGGGAGAAACCTTAAAGATCAACTAGGAAGAATTATACAACTAATCTGCAGGTGTCCAATTATGAGAGATAAGGACTTGACATGCAGAATCCACAATATAAAGTCCAGAACACACTATGACGACTTATGACTGCCTCTAATGATTTGATTACCAAGTTATGCACTCCCAGCCAATTAATAAATAACTCATTTCTATGATCCTGTAACAAATTCCCCAACTACGTTGTGCCATATGATCATGGATATTTGATGTTAAGTGAATCCGAAGAGTTCTCTTTTCCCCACCCATATCCAATTGTCCATGAGTAGGTAAATAAATAGGCAACGAACCTAAGATTTCAGCACGTTTAGCAAATACACTAAATATGCTGTGTAGCATTTAGGCAAATCATATGAACATTAAAGCATTATACAAAGGCATGACGATCTAGTACAGTATAAGCAAAATTGAACTGCGAATAAATATTTCATGGGGTTAAATAAGTTTGTAAAAAGTCGCCTCAAATAAAACTAAGCAAAACTGCAAAAGCTAAACTAAGTACACTGAGCAGTATTGCACAGAAAATGAATGGCAAGAATATGATCGGTTTAGCAGCATACTAAGTGTTGGTTTTGCAGAGAAAACTAAGTACACTCATCCTTGTAACATTTCCACAATAACAATGTCATACCAAGTGTTGGTTCTACTTCCTAAGTAAACAGAATTAAAACACTATGACAAAGAAAGTGAGAAACTCGAATTGAAGTTGCAGCACAAGATCTTCAACAATTCGAAGTTAAATTGCTGGCATTTGGTTTGTTCTTGCAACTGGTATACACACCAAAGGATGAGCCCTAGGAAGAGTTAAACCCTTTCCTTCAGTCATGTTAACAGGTAAACTCTCTCCATTTTAATTTTTCATTCAAAATACTGTATAATTCCAGCTAAGGTTGTCTGTAATAATTGCAATGCCAATGAAGTTCCTGGGCATCCTCTCCTCCCGCTTCCAAATGGTAACAAATGAAAATGCTGTCCTATAACATCTAATGAACTTCGTCCGCTACCTTCTTCATGCATGAATCTTTCTGGTTGGAATTTGAGTGGGTTTTCCCAATTCTTAGGGCCTCTGCCGATTGCCTACACATTAATGAAAAGTCGGGTTCCTGCAGGTATGTCGTAACCTAACACTTTACAGTCTTCAGAGATTATCTAAGAATGATCGGACCAGTCGGGTGTAATCGCAATGTTTCTTTTACAATTGCTTGAATGTAAGGGAGGTAAGATTAGACTCTTCCACCAAATTACTACTTCACTTAAAATCGTGTGATAGATAAACTAAAACGAATAAGGGCATGTATGAATCCGTTGCAAATTCACAATCGTTCAGTAAACACTAATGACACAAAACGATTTAGTAAGTTACAAAAGAACTAACCAGAAGTTGCtggtcttcatcttcttcctctttctccTTCAGAAGTAGGTTCCCTaggtcttcttcatcttctggtCCTTTTAAGAGTAACATCTCTTGATCTTCCAAGAGACACTCAATCAGTAACTTGTATGAACATTCCTCAATGAAGATCCAACCTTCATCTTTACCATAAACCTACAAACACTCATCCACTGTAAATGAATATAACAACAAAAGGGGTTTctcttttaagttcaaataacaAAAGGGTGAGTAATCTTTTTGGGTGTTTACCTTCAAAAGGGAATCAATTTTAGACCGAATCACTCTCTTTGGAAACCCTAGACTTAATGGCCCCAAATGATCATAAGCGGCATCATATCGAGTTAGTTTCTGCAAAAAAACTCCAAGAAGATTGTAAGAAAATTTGGAGAATAAAACAATTTCTGAAACTCAGTGAAGCAAACACTAACAGGACAGATGTACTGTGACACAGTAAGATTGGGGAAGCTATTTCATAAGAAAATTTGGAACTTTTGCATACCTTTTTGGGCGCCATTGCTCCAAACGAGACCCTAGTAGTTTAAAGAAAAATTGGAGGAGGAGGAACGCAGCAGATGAAGAAGCGAATAATATCCCTCTGTTTTTTTACTTTTACCTTTTTCTAAGGGCGCCGAGAGAATATTGGGAAACGTCCCTGCAGCGGTTAGCTTTGTCCCTTTTCGTTACAACCGGAGACGCTCTGAAGAAGTGGGACTTAGGGTTAGGTTAGTGGACCATTTGGAAGCGTTTGAAAAGTGTGTCAAAATAAGAGCCATTTAGCCAAAcggaagggtaaaatcgtaaatgACAAATATTTAGATTAtaaatttatttaagatttttagTAGCTTGATTTTCATAGTAGAATCATAATATAAACTAAATATTAGTGAATTGATTAGAAGTTGAAGAAATACAGTGCACAAAAATTTGCATGCCTAACAACATTCCCAGTAGGCTGGCAACATAGCAAAAGCTGCAAGACTTCACCATCTTTCATCTTATTTTTTGCTGTACAGTATGTTTAATTACAAAAAACTGTGTTGGCATAGAGAGAAACTCACACACCCACCACATCCCACCGAGACTTGCGTTGTTTTCGAGGAGTTACCGACCTCTCTCCGGCTATCCGTTCACGAAGTGAAGCCTTTGTCTCAAAGAACACGTAGTTCTCTTCAcagtcatcttcatcatgatcatCACTTTCATAGAAACCAAAGCAAGGCCTCCTGGTAAGGCGTTGAGGTGTCCCGGTTCCAGTGGGTTCAGAAATCTCAACTTCACTGGATTCAGGTATTTCCATTGTATAGGACGCCGCCTCTGCAACTGAAGCGAACCTGCCATTCTCTGCTATTCTACTTTTGACGTTCCACACCTCTCCAATTGAGGATAACCTGCCATTCTCTGTGAGTCTCTTATCAATTTCAGCTAGGCTTGAAATCTTCGGCTATAGACACAAGGATAGAAGGATCATCAGCTAAACAAAACTGTTGTGAAGAAAAAATAATGCTTTGGGGACTATTAACACTGAAGAAAAGAACCTCAAAAGAAACAGGAAAAATCTTATTTCTGTTGTTGATTTATAGCAAATAATTATCGAACATGCAGAACAAAACACATTGCAGATCCTGTAACAAATAGTACAAGTCACTTAGTCACACTGTGCTAAAAGACTAGGGGAATTTGAAGCCAAGTGGGATCCCTTCCCTGGAGTTACATCTGATATTCCCTATTTCCATTAGTAGACAAATACATATGCACGACCGTAAGATTGCATTAACCTTGTTATAGCTTATAACAAACAGAAATCTCATGCAGTTCAGCAAGTTTATAAAATTTGCCAAAAATTCACGAAAACTAGGAAATTTAAACTAAGGTTAAAATCTAGTTACACTTGCACAAGACAATCAGAAAGGCAAAATATCAAAAAAGAAATAAGGGCATGCACAAAAGAAACACCACAGTGTTTCAACAAATACAAATAACACAACCTATCTAGAAGTTAATCAAACGAAATAAACCTTACCGGAGGTTGTTCCTCActctcttgatcttcttcttcttcttcttcgtcgtcCTTTTCCTTTGAAAATAATTCATGGtgatctttttcttctttatcttttaGCAGTAATATTTCccgatcttcttcttctacttcttttcCTTTTAGAAGTAATTTCTCTTGCTCTTCCAAGAGGCAGTCAATCAATAACTTATATGCACCATCTTCGATGAAAACCCAACCTTCGTCTCCATAAACCTACAACATAAACCAACAAACTAATTCCTATTTACTGCAAATAAAAATATTGCAACCCAAAGGTTTTCCTTTActtcagaaaataaaaagagaggaaCTATTGAGTTTTACCTTCAAAAGAGAATCAATCTTCTTCCTAATGACCTTCTTGGTAAAGCCTAACCCTCCTCTTCCCAAATGATCATAAGCGGCATCATATCGTGTTAGTTTCTGCAAAATATCACAAGAGAAAACATAAAATTGCATAATAAAAGAAAGAGTAATGAATGATGGAAAACATTAGCAAGCCTTCTAGGACTGCATTTCTAGAACTTAACAAGCTATCTTACACCTCTTATTTCCAAGTGGAGGATAATTCGTATGTTTCCGACAACTTGACGGAAAAAAGGTCATCCTAAGAAGTAACATGTGAATTAATACAAAAGAAACTCTTCATATCCGATGTACAATACACTGAATATGCTCAAATGGTGTTATAGCTTGTTCACACACGCCCCTATACATATTCAAAGAAAGCTTACGGAAAGATTAAAGATCGGGCGAGATATGAAGAACACCGTAAGAAGCATTACTCTTATCCAGATACATGACCTCACCTATCTTAGTTTGAATAAAAACGATTTAACTAGACTCCACATGTAGAACCCTTTAGCATCAAAACAAACCCAATAGATAAGAAGAAAGTTGAAGGTTGAAGATATATTTGATACATTCTCAAGAGTGAGAATGTTCTATGTCTCTGATTTTCACTGAGGCATGTAATCTATTACCAATAGTCAAACAAACACGAATACAAGAAATTATATTTGCTACATAAAACTCACATTTCATAATAAGATAACAAGGAAATTATCATAACCACATCGTAACATAGAATTTTGGAGATGTTCACATCACATATGTAGTGAATTCACTAGAACAGAATAGAAACTTGTAAAATAGAAGATAAGGTAATGGTTGATTGGTAACATATGCAGACATGGTTGGGCAGCATTGCTACAAGGTAATAAATACACTTTAAGAAGGAACATGTGAAATTATACAAAGAAGGTCTACTTATGTAATCTATGATAGACGATTAGGTAGAGGTCTTCATCCCAAGAATCCATTGGGATAATAAAATGGCTCAGATTCTCTTAGCCAGCTAGTTCATAAATAAACCCTATTAAAGACCACTCTAGAAAGCCATATTCTTATCTAGTTACCAGTATGCGATAGAAGTAGTATTACTGTTGTCTAATTACATGTCTGCGTCCATCAAACTTTGGGCAAAAAGAGTTCAACAAGAGTCGCCAAATAGAACCCCTTTTGTGTCAATAGCAACAACTGATAAAAAAAGTTGCAgaagtatgtatatggtaactaCTCAATACATGTAACATGCATCTGTAGTTTGATTGAGGCATATGAACAAACGCTTAAGGTGAAGAACGGCAGTATAGCAAAGATTGACGGAACAAATTATACTGCCAACAGATATCAAAGGACACAAACCTTTTTTGGAGCCATTGTTGACGGAAATAAACCCTagcttcaaaacaaaacaaaaatgaaggaagtagagatgatttctttgattttttgggttTGCCTCCGCAGAGAACAATTTTGTGCGAGTAGGTAAGTTATCATTGTTTAAATCGCTGAATCTGTAGCCATTGATGGGAGAGGAGACGGGTTTAGGTGTACGAGGTATATACAGCATAATATCACTTCTAAGTGGGACGGACGGTGAGGGTCCATTTGGCATGTCTAAAATGGACGTATTGGAGGTGTCAGGAGTGCAGTTGAGGGGCAGTGCACTTTGATTCTTCGTATTTGGCATGTTATAGGGGAGCGCTTGCAAATCTGCTTATTTGGCATGTGATTAGGGGCAGAACATCTCAACATCAGCTACAAGTGGACTAACAGGTACCCAAGAGTACAGCTGTCGGTGCCAATCAGTCTTTTCTAGTAAACATAGATAGTTGACGATTGGAGGGTTTGTAAAGAATCCTAGGCTGCACCCAAGCCCGGATTCTCCGTACTATTCACGAATTATTCACGTTTTTTTACGTAACGATCGGGACCGAACAGAACGCACGTATTTTTCTAATCTCGAATAGGATACGCGGTTAATATGGCTTCAGAGAATAATACGCGAACTTTACGGAGTCGCGTATATTATGGTAGTTCGGTTCGCCTGATATTCTGTTCAAATTGTTTTACACGTTCATACTTAAGCCCACATTTACAAGCCTATCCAACTTTGAAGACCCACTATAGCTCATTTccgttttttatataaaaaatgtAGACAGaaagggaatagatgcaaacacCTAATGCCTTAGGAAGGATCACTCCGACCATTGAGCTTCGACTTAATTGGTGTTATTATTTaaaatatcatatatatatatatatcgtttTTATCATGTTTTCTACGTATTATTTTACCAAAAGCAATTTTAATATAGTCGAATTTTAAACGCCGCAATAGTATCttaaaaacgaattatacacgtacgtatattGTTTCGAATTATTCCCGAATCATGAACCGTTGATCGAATttgaccaaattttattttccattaAATGAAATCATTAAAAGTTCAAATTTGACCAAATTTCATTATTCCCGAATCATGAACTCATCGGTATAAAAGTTCAAAATTGTCCCTATTAAATTACTAAATAAATTAAGCTATTACCTTATTATCTTTTTTCCATTAAATTTAATCCAGTTAAGGGGGAATCATAAATCTGTTATCTGTATTCTTCTCTTTTCTCTCATCAAtcataatgaagatgatgaactcAACTTCTTTTATTGACGAGATTATAAATCAGGAAATCGAAATGCCTAAATAACCGGATAATCTTCCATCCATAACTTTTATTCCGTATTAGGTAAGAATCGACAAACTCCTTATAATTTTTTGATTACTCAAATACACTAGAATGATCAAATTATGATTCAATTTCAGTTTTAAGAACTACTCACGTCTGGgagtttattttttcctattCATAAGTAATTCATTTAAGGTAGGAAGTCAATTAATTTTTTTACTCACGAATGGGAAATGATGAATTCTTAAAAGTAAGTTGACATAAAACATCTAAAATTGATATCTGAATGACCTGGAATTAAAATGAGTAACAATTTATACTCGG
This portion of the Papaver somniferum cultivar HN1 chromosome 11, ASM357369v1, whole genome shotgun sequence genome encodes:
- the LOC113323487 gene encoding uncharacterized protein LOC113323487 — encoded protein: MAPKKKLTRYDAAYDHLGRGGLGFTKKVIRKKIDSLLKVYGDEGWVFIEDGAYKLLIDCLLEEQEKLLLKGKEVEEEDREILLLKDKEEKDHHELFSKEKDDEEEEEEDQESEEQPPPKISSLAEIDKRLTENGRLSSIGEVWNVKSRIAENGRFASVAEAASYTMEIPESSEVEISEPTGTGTPQRLTRRPCFGFYESDDHDEDDCEENYVFFETKASLRERIAGERSVTPRKQRKSRWDVVGV
- the LOC113321424 gene encoding uncharacterized protein LOC113321424; protein product: MAPKKKLTRYDAAYDHLGPLSLGFPKRVIRSKIDSLLKVYGKDEGWIFIEECSYKLLIECLLEDQEMLLLKGPEDEEDLGNLLLKEKEEEDEDQQLLENNSSIVEKRITRSCSAARTSKAITVFEHIGYESRTEEAKKIIEDNKYLLPAAQKERSLRELTALVVFGNDDDKLVSAQEKSQERLTGPVQGSPQYLLPAAEKERSQRKPAGLLTYGNDDGKLVSAQEKSQERLTGPLQGSPQYCMRRPCFGLLDNEDDGEDDYVFSETKASVRERMVREGSVIPREVQKSWWDAVGAT